TTTTGTCCGTGGCCTGCGTTGGCTCGGTCCTTACAGCCCGCGTTGGGGATGCTCGGACCTCGCCGCCTTGGCCACAGCCAAAATCCCTCGCCGCAGGACCCCGCGCAATTTTCGGACACGCTCTAAGGACGCGTTCCACCGCGTCTCTGGAATGGCCTTTTCGATCGCTGAGCAAGGTCAGGGACGGAGTGCAATCCGTCCCTACCGGGTTCATGGGAAGTTTCCACGGTTTCAGAACCATGCTCTCGCCCCATGAACCTGAGATTGTGCGGACCGCAGCCTTCAGGCTGCTTCCACGCACTCTCCGGAATCCAGCGCTGAAGCGGCCTGAAGGCCACGGTCCGGAGGAACGGTTCATGGGAAGGATGCTCAAAGGGGTTCCCTTGTGTAACGGTGATGGATGTTTCATACGTCGTGTGGTCGTTTCGTTAATCGTTCGGTTCTCCAAGAATGGCCTCCACGAGATCGGTGATTTGCGCGCGGAGGTGTTGAAACGTCTTCTCGTAAGCAGCCTGGATTTGTTCGGGCGTGCCGCGCAAGGCCAAGGGATCGCTGATCGGCCATTCCAGCACGATGGTTTTGCTTTTGTCTGGCTTGAAGGATTGCCGGGTTTCACTGCCGAACACGATGACGACCTGGTAATGCTCCAGATTGGGAATTTGCGGCACGGACTTGGGAACGTGCCGGGAAATATCGATCCCTTTGCCCGCCAGGAAACTCACCGCCGCCGGGTCCAATGGCCGCGGTTCCAGACCCGCGCTGCTGAACAGAAACCCGGTCCGCTCCAGCGAATTCGCAATGCCTTCGGCCATCTGGCTGCGGCAGGCGTTGTCGTCGTCCACGAACAGAATGCGAAACATCTCCGTGCCGGTGTGTTTGCTGTACTCGCCCGTGCACAAGTAGAGCACTTCCTCGCAGATGTTTTTGGCTTGGTCCGAGACGCGTTCGTAGCGGCGCGCGATCATCGTCAAGGGCGAGAATGCTTCCAGGCCGATTTTGCCCGTCTTCTCCGCATACAACAGGTCCGCGTTGATCTGGTCGCGGAGGGTGTTGACTTTCTCTTCGACCGCCATGCTGGCGCGCGCCAACTCGGCGTTCTGATTCAGAAACGACTGAACGGCGTCGTGAAGCATTGGAATGGAGAGGTTGGCGATCTCGACGTATTTCTCCAGCGGAGGATGCACTTCGAGCGAACTGAGCTTCAAAACCTGCCGCGCGATGCTTTCGGCGTAATCCCCGATACGTTCCAATTCGGCGTTGATTTTGATGGTCGCGTAAGCAAACCGCAGGTGACCGGCCACGGGCTGTTGTCGCACCAGAAACTCCAGACAGAGGCGGTCGATCTCTTTCTCCAGTTCGTCGATGTACTGATCGCGCAGGATGATGGCGTAGGCGCGCTGCCGATTCCCTTCCACCAGGGCCTGCAAACCGTCCTTGAGTGCCCGCTCGGCACGGCTGCCCATTTCCAGGACCTTGCCGCGGATGCGATCGATGTCCTGCTGGAGCGATTTTTCCAGATGAGGTTGCGGGTTCACGGCTAGAAATCGACCTGGAACCGGGTTTGGAAGCTGTGCGCGTGGCCTTCGGTGCGATTCCGGTCCAAGTCCGAATAGATATAGTTCAACATCAGGCGCGCGTTCGGGTTGAAGTACCAGTTGAGGCCTCCGGTGTAATCCGCCAGACGTCCGCCCGCGATGCCTTGATCATTCAGATCGAGCCGTGAATACCGCGCGGCCAGTTCGAGCGCGCCCCATCCTTCCTTGCCGAAAGAGAAATTCCTGAGTGGTTTGACGCGGTCAATGATGCCCTCGCGCTTCTTATAGGGACGATGCTCGCCGGTCAGGAACCAACTTCCATAGACATAGAAGCCA
The Verrucomicrobiota bacterium DNA segment above includes these coding regions:
- the phoU gene encoding phosphate signaling complex protein PhoU; translated protein: MNPQPHLEKSLQQDIDRIRGKVLEMGSRAERALKDGLQALVEGNRQRAYAIILRDQYIDELEKEIDRLCLEFLVRQQPVAGHLRFAYATIKINAELERIGDYAESIARQVLKLSSLEVHPPLEKYVEIANLSIPMLHDAVQSFLNQNAELARASMAVEEKVNTLRDQINADLLYAEKTGKIGLEAFSPLTMIARRYERVSDQAKNICEEVLYLCTGEYSKHTGTEMFRILFVDDDNACRSQMAEGIANSLERTGFLFSSAGLEPRPLDPAAVSFLAGKGIDISRHVPKSVPQIPNLEHYQVVIVFGSETRQSFKPDKSKTIVLEWPISDPLALRGTPEQIQAAYEKTFQHLRAQITDLVEAILGEPND